The Nicotiana tabacum cultivar K326 chromosome 5, ASM71507v2, whole genome shotgun sequence sequence ATTTGGCAGAGGGTTAAGCCGTCCACTTCCTTCTTCTGCTGGTTTGAAATCACAATCACAGTCACTTACTATAAGTTCTTTTATTCCATCAAAACTGTTGTGTGCAATCAACTTCCTGAGACCCTTGCAGTTTTGCAAGTACAAATTTGAAGCAAACTGCAACATGCCTGAGAGCTCTCCCTTACTGAAAATTTCACACTTGGAAATAGCTATATTCCTTGGTGAATTGTTAAATTGTCGCATTGGCTCTTCCCCGACTACAATGTGAAATCTTTTCAATCTAGACATCCAGGTATGGTCTCTATTAGACACTGATGAGCTATCCAATTTGATGTAAAGAGAGGTCAGCTTTTGTAGAGAGGAGAGCTCATCAAAAGAAATTGATACAGGACGTCTACCCAGCACATTTATCATTTCCATGCTAGCCAATTTGAGAAGAATTCCTAGGTCGATGCTCTCTAAATGATTTGCAGTTAAACGCCTCAGATCTGTCAACTTGTCCATTCCTTGCGGCAGACGATGTAACCTTGTATAATCACAATCAAGCAATTGCAAATTGCAAAGATTACCAATAGGTGGTAACTCTGTCAACCAGCGGCAATCTATTAGTATTAGAGCACGTAATTGATATAAACTATTGATGGAAGAAGGCAGTGCTCTAATACCAGTTCCACTCAGATTCAAAACTCTTAGGGCTGGAAATGCAAAAAAAAGTTCATGGGGAATACTTTCAAGGGGATGATTATCTTGCAAAAGTAAAGTTGTTGTCTCTGGGCATTCCATCAAGCCATCAGGTAGACATTCAATGTCGTTGCTTATGAAAGATATTCTCTTGACAGAAGTAGACATTTTAATATGTGATATCTCAGTCAACCCAACTCCAGCTTGAATAAGAGAATTGTGTTCATTCCCAAAGGAATTAACTATCCATATAGCAACATCGCGAACCACGTCATGCATCTTCACGGAATCCAACTTATAGGTTTCTAGCAAGCAGGCGTCCTTTAAACTCTCAATCATTGTGATTCCCCTGTTGTAGGCTTCTTCATATGTGTTACGTTCTCCAAGGAACCCCTCCGCCCACCAACAATGTATGATATCTTTTGTTGACATAACCGCTGGATATAAGGAGCAATACAAGAAACAACTTTGAATGTCACCTCCCCTTTTGTTCACATATTTGCTTCTTTGCTCTGAGGATAATTCAATATCCTGAGATTCTAAAAAATCAAAACTCCACTTGATGACCTTGTAAACGTTATCTTTCATATCTGTGTTGTGTGGTTCGGACATTCTAAGTGATCCCAAAGCATCGTTCCATTGCTCGACCCTCTTCTTCCCTCTCATAGATGCTGCGATGACAGTGATTGCTAAAGGTAATCCATCGCACTCCTTTGCAACTTCCTTTGCAACTGGTTGAATATGCTCCAGATTGGCAATATCTCCCGCATTTTTGACAAACATTTGCCAAGATTCATCTTCATCAAATGTCAACACCTTCATTTCAGTGTCTGTTTTCATTTGCCTACAAACATCAACAAAACGAGAAGTTAAAATTACCTTGCTTCTTGCGGGATCTTCAGGTTGGGGCACGCCTACATGATCCAAATTTATAGCTTGCCAAACATCATCGAGTATAAGAAGGAAACTCTTTTCTTCCTTGAGCCTCTGATGAATTCTGCTGGCAATGCGTTCTACGCTTTCCTCACTGTCTACCTTTAGGTTTAATCTGTTGGCAATTTGTGCTTGAACCTTTCTTATGTCTGTTGGCGGTTTGGGCACTGTAACCCATACCACAACACTAAAAGATAGTTTAGAGCTTGACGTAGCAGTCTTTAGGAGCTCATTGTTCAGATTCTTCACCAAAGTCGTTTTGCCGACTCCTCCCATACCCCATACACCAATGATGCCTACCTGAAAGGATTCAAATTACCCAAAAAGAAATTTACCCACAAGTCATGCATGGAAAATTTGTTATAAAGAAGAATT is a genomic window containing:
- the LOC107784141 gene encoding disease resistance protein At4g27190-like, coding for MEIIINAVGGFVVEVGKLVCKCIYPEIENTVRFTSNVQSVREEMERLTKFRDDIKGKVEGAEREGYKPKPEVLKWVENVQKLETDWESMKEDIAAAQMFAYKCCPNCSLRSQVSTQARIMRDQLCDLKKMGENFGSSLVVENYQVKKVEYIPGPSIEGQSAATRNLNKILQLLEDDKVGIIGVWGMGGVGKTTLVKNLNNELLKTATSSSKLSFSVVVWVTVPKPPTDIRKVQAQIANRLNLKVDSEESVERIASRIHQRLKEEKSFLLILDDVWQAINLDHVGVPQPEDPARSKVILTSRFVDVCRQMKTDTEMKVLTFDEDESWQMFVKNAGDIANLEHIQPVAKEVAKECDGLPLAITVIAASMRGKKRVEQWNDALGSLRMSEPHNTDMKDNVYKVIKWSFDFLESQDIELSSEQRSKYVNKRGGDIQSCFLYCSLYPAVMSTKDIIHCWWAEGFLGERNTYEEAYNRGITMIESLKDACLLETYKLDSVKMHDVVRDVAIWIVNSFGNEHNSLIQAGVGLTEISHIKMSTSVKRISFISNDIECLPDGLMECPETTTLLLQDNHPLESIPHELFFAFPALRVLNLSGTGIRALPSSINSLYQLRALILIDCRWLTELPPIGNLCNLQLLDCDYTRLHRLPQGMDKLTDLRRLTANHLESIDLGILLKLASMEMINVLGRRPVSISFDELSSLQKLTSLYIKLDSSSVSNRDHTWMSRLKRFHIVVGEEPMRQFNNSPRNIAISKCEIFSKGELSGMLQFASNLYLQNCKGLRKLIAHNSFDGIKELIVSDCDCDFKPAEEGSGRLNPLPNLEHLCLSLIYNLESVSDISHLLGLRFSKLHRLDIVYCPRLRCLFNVGGAFSVPKHLEHIAIIDCYELVELFVQCSSSQTTLANSEIPRVGELLLENCPSLRTLGEPPNTWEQLEELRLIKCNQIRKLPLSIQTSKNIKVIKGPSKWWNQLEWDSDNFKSNLEHCFQPV